The stretch of DNA TGGTCATGCCCATGAACGTCTTGTCGGAGTATTTCATCGACGAATAGGTGATGCGCAGATGCCGTTGGCTGATCGGGTGATCATAGGGTTCGACAATGTGGTGCGCGGTCGAGTGCATCGCGGGCAGCATGTGGCTGAGCTTGTGAAAATCGGCCAGATCCCTGAGCGTCGGATTGCGGCGCGCATCATCGACATCGCGCAGATAGGGCGCACCGGTCATCGGCACAAAGATCGAATGATCCTCGCCAAAGGGCAGGTTGTTCGCCGGATTGCGCGCCACATAGGTAAAGCGCGATGGGATCGACGCGATCAGCGCGCGGACAAGGCCGCGGTCCAGATGCACCGTTTCACCGCGCACGTCCGCCCCGGCCCGTTTCCAATCCGCGAGCGCGATGGGGTCGCGAAACATCACGCCCACATCCTCGAGGATCCCCATCGAGGCATCGTCGATCCGCGCAACCTGCTCGGCGGTCATCGGCTCCACCAGCGGCAGGCCGTGTTTCAGGGCGGGCAGCATCGTGATGTCGCGGCTTTGCCTTATCGCTTTGCGCGCACCGCGTCCCCGGCGGGTGCGTCCGACGGCGTCAACACTCATCCGATATTGTCCCCCTCGGCCGGATCGGTCAGGTCAATCCAGATGGTCTTGAGTTCGGTGAACTGATCATGGGCATGGATCCCGTTGTCGCGCCCGCCAAAGCCGGATTGCTTGTAACCGCCGAAGGGTGTCGAGATATCGCCCTCGCCGTAGCAATTGACCGTCACGGTGCCCGCCGCGATGTCACGGGCCGCGCGGATGGCGCGGCGTGTGCTCGCTGTAAACACGCTGGCGGCCAGGCCATAGTCGGTGTCGTTGGCCACCGCGATGGCTTCGTCATTGCTGGCTACTTCGATGACGCAGAGCACCGGGCCAAAGATTTCGTCTCGCGCGCGCGCATCCCTGGCGTCCACCTCGATCACGCGGGGCGGGACAAAAGGCCCGTCGTCGCTGTCCGTCTCACCCAGATAGCTGCGCACCTTTCGGCAGTGTTCGGCGTCGATCAGGGCACCGATATGGTTGGCCGGATCCAGCGGATCGCCCAGCTTCCAATCGCGCAGCCGCGCGTGGATGCGGTCCATCAGGGGTGCTTTGACATCCTTGTGTACGATCAGCCGCGCGGTGGCGGAACAGTTCTGGCCCGCGTTCCAGAAGGCCGCATTGACCACATGTTCGGCGACATGATCCAGGTTTTCGGCATCGTCGAAGACGACCGCCGGGTTCTTGCCGCCACATTCCAGAACGACCTTTTTCAGATTGCTGTCGGCGGCGTAGCGCAGGAAGCGTTTGCCGGTCTCGGTCGAGCCCGTGAAGCTGACCATGTCCACATCCATGTGCCGTCCAAGTGGCTCGCCCACCGATGGTCCGTCGCCGGGCAGCACCTGCAAGACACCGCGCGGCACGCCCGCCTCATGCGCCAGTTCCGCGACCCGCAGCGCGGTCATCGACGTTTGTTCAGCCGGTTTCACGATCACCGAACAGCCTGCCGCCAGCGCCGGTCCGATCTTCCACGCCAGCATCATCAGGGGGAAGTTCCAGGGCAGCACCGCGGCGACCACCCCAATCGGTTCGCGCACGATCAGGGACAAAGCATCGTCGCCGGTGGGCCCCGCCTGGTCATAGATCTTGTCCACCGCCTCTGCGTGCCACTTGATGCAATGGATCGTTTCCGGCACGTCGATGATTTCGCAGTCGCGGATCGGCTTGCCGCTTTCGAGGCTTTCCATGACCGCCAGTTCGCGACGGTTGCGGGTGATCAGCTTGCACAGGCGGATCAACGTGTCCTTGCGGTCCGACGGGTGCAGCTTGGCCCAGTGCCCTTGCGCAAATGCCCCGCGCGCCTTTTCCACCGCCAGATCGACATCGTCGGCATTGCACCCGGTGATCTGTGCCAATTCCTGCCCCGTTGCGGGGTTGATGGTGGCAAAGGGCGCGCCACGTCCGGGCCGATACGCGCCGTCGATGAAGGCGGTGCGCGGAAAATCCATCTCCTGCGCCAGGGCCAGATACTCGGCGTGGGTCAGCAGGTCGCTCATATCGGCTCTCCGGTGATGTTGGACACTGTCGCGTTCATGGTGCGGATCACTTCGGCCAGCTGCCGCTTGTCATCCTTGTTGAGCGGTTGCAGCGGCTTGCGGGGTGGGCCCGCGTCGATGCCGCGCAGGGTCAGCCCGTGTTTGATGCACTGCACGAACTTGCCGCCCTGTTCGAGCACGCGCATCAGGGGCAGCATCGCCGACATGATCGCGCGGCCCTTGGTAAAGTCGCCCTCGACCGCGCAGGCGGTGTACAGCGCGAGATGCGCCTCGGGGGCGAAGTTGGACCCGGCACAGACCCAGGACCGCGCGCCCCAGGCGAAGAATTCAAGCGCTTGGTCGTCCATCCCGCAGCTAAGCGCGATATGGGGATAGTCGCGGGCCAGCATGTGCAACCGGTTGATATCGCCCGAGCTTTCCTTGATCGCGCAGAAGTTGGCGGACCGGCCAAGGCGGTCCAGCGTGTCCTCGTCCATGTTGACGGACATGCGGCCCGGGTA from Tateyamaria omphalii encodes:
- a CDS encoding aldehyde dehydrogenase; the encoded protein is MSDLLTHAEYLALAQEMDFPRTAFIDGAYRPGRGAPFATINPATGQELAQITGCNADDVDLAVEKARGAFAQGHWAKLHPSDRKDTLIRLCKLITRNRRELAVMESLESGKPIRDCEIIDVPETIHCIKWHAEAVDKIYDQAGPTGDDALSLIVREPIGVVAAVLPWNFPLMMLAWKIGPALAAGCSVIVKPAEQTSMTALRVAELAHEAGVPRGVLQVLPGDGPSVGEPLGRHMDVDMVSFTGSTETGKRFLRYAADSNLKKVVLECGGKNPAVVFDDAENLDHVAEHVVNAAFWNAGQNCSATARLIVHKDVKAPLMDRIHARLRDWKLGDPLDPANHIGALIDAEHCRKVRSYLGETDSDDGPFVPPRVIEVDARDARARDEIFGPVLCVIEVASNDEAIAVANDTDYGLAASVFTASTRRAIRAARDIAAGTVTVNCYGEGDISTPFGGYKQSGFGGRDNGIHAHDQFTELKTIWIDLTDPAEGDNIG
- a CDS encoding dihydrodipicolinate synthase family protein is translated as MRFEGIYTPVVTPYFDDFSCNEDALAQTIEHLIGAGVHGIIVAGSTGEYYAQTEEERIWMMGRCADLIAGRVPMVVGTGAIRTEDSVRFASAARAAGADALLVATPPYAYPTGREIALHALAIDRAANLPVMLYNYPGRMSVNMDEDTLDRLGRSANFCAIKESSGDINRLHMLARDYPHIALSCGMDDQALEFFAWGARSWVCAGSNFAPEAHLALYTACAVEGDFTKGRAIMSAMLPLMRVLEQGGKFVQCIKHGLTLRGIDAGPPRKPLQPLNKDDKRQLAEVIRTMNATVSNITGEPI